One part of the Vogesella sp. LIG4 genome encodes these proteins:
- a CDS encoding YeaH/YhbH family protein → MSHIIDRRLNGKNKSAVNRERFLRRFKAQIKEAVGKAIKGRSITDIENGENVSIPVKDISEPVFHHGRGGMADHIHPGNEEFIEGDRLNRPQGGGGGGGGGKASNEGEGEDDFVFQLSREEFMNVFFEDLALPNLIKTQLVGIEELKPVRAGYTNDGTPANISIVRSLRGALARRVAMAAPTLRQLREAEEDLDTLLESDEDNALEVRERRRHIHSLREKVNRIPFIDPFDLRYNNRVKQPKPTSKAVMFCLMDVSGSMDEGKKDMAKRFFILLYLFLQRNYEKIEVVFIRHHTSAVEVNEHDFFHSRESGGTVVSSALNLMADVVKKRYANSEWNIYAAQASDGDNWDSDSANCSRILQEQLLPWCQYFAYIEITEGEPQNLWYEYMKVAEQCKHFAMQKIRTPGDIYPVFRELFKRQPATR, encoded by the coding sequence ATGTCGCACATTATCGATAGAAGACTGAACGGTAAGAACAAGTCGGCCGTCAACCGCGAGCGCTTCCTGCGCCGTTTCAAGGCGCAGATCAAGGAGGCGGTGGGCAAGGCTATCAAGGGGCGCAGCATCACCGATATAGAAAACGGTGAAAATGTATCCATTCCGGTAAAGGATATTTCCGAGCCGGTGTTCCACCATGGCCGTGGCGGCATGGCCGATCATATCCATCCGGGCAACGAGGAATTCATCGAGGGTGACCGCCTGAACCGGCCGCAGGGTGGTGGCGGCGGCGGTGGCGGCGGCAAGGCCAGCAACGAAGGCGAGGGCGAGGACGACTTCGTGTTCCAGCTGTCGCGCGAAGAATTCATGAATGTGTTCTTCGAGGATCTGGCGCTGCCCAACCTGATCAAGACCCAGCTGGTGGGCATCGAGGAGCTGAAGCCGGTGCGCGCCGGCTACACCAACGATGGCACGCCGGCCAACATCAGCATCGTGCGCAGCCTGCGTGGTGCGCTGGCGCGACGGGTGGCCATGGCCGCCCCGACGCTGCGGCAACTGCGCGAGGCGGAGGAGGATCTGGACACGCTGCTGGAATCGGACGAGGACAACGCGCTGGAAGTGCGCGAGCGGCGCCGCCATATCCACTCGCTGCGCGAGAAGGTGAACCGCATCCCCTTCATCGACCCGTTCGACCTGCGCTACAACAACCGCGTCAAGCAGCCCAAACCCACCAGCAAGGCGGTGATGTTCTGCCTGATGGACGTGTCCGGCTCGATGGATGAAGGCAAGAAGGACATGGCCAAGCGCTTCTTCATCCTGCTGTACCTGTTTCTGCAGCGCAATTACGAGAAGATCGAGGTGGTGTTCATCCGCCACCACACCAGTGCGGTGGAGGTGAACGAGCACGACTTCTTCCACTCGCGCGAATCCGGCGGCACGGTGGTGTCCTCGGCGCTCAACCTGATGGCGGACGTGGTGAAAAAGCGCTACGCCAACAGCGAGTGGAACATCTACGCCGCGCAGGCATCGGACGGTGATAACTGGGACAGCGATTCGGCCAACTGCAGCCGCATCCTGCAGGAACAGCTACTGCCGTGGTGCCAGTATTTCGCCTATATCGAAATTACCGAGGGCGAGCCACAGAACCTGTGGTACGAGTACATGAAGGTAGCGGAGCAGTGCAAACACTTCGCCATGCAGAAAATCCGCACACCCGGCGACATCTACCCGGTGTTCCGCGAACTGTTCAAGCGGCAGCCGGCTACCCGTTAG
- a CDS encoding iron ABC transporter permease, which yields MTTRLWFLLLASLLGLASVVSLLAGHTADASLAALLQLPGHDPLLHTLLLQLRLPRLISAAAAGALLGCAGLAIQARFHNDLAEPGLIGISAGGALAAALALAAALPTQLVSLAAFVGSTLALLAIQLLAHGRSAAKLLLAGVAMNALCGSLLTLLISTLPDGVLRSVTFWLMGSFSGASPAQALLLAVAAVLIGLLLWRQAAFLQALQLGDRAAFYSGFNVGREGACTVLLATLACGLVVAQCGMVGFIGLMAPHILRRLIGLQLRPLLLLTPLAGALLAVVADLIASQALYPAELPIGVITSLAGAPFFLYLLARQRGEHA from the coding sequence ATGACCACCCGTCTGTGGTTTCTTCTACTGGCCAGCCTGCTCGGGCTGGCCAGTGTCGTTTCGCTGCTGGCCGGCCACACGGCCGACGCCAGTCTCGCCGCCCTGCTGCAACTACCCGGCCACGACCCGCTGCTGCACACCCTGCTGCTGCAATTGCGCCTGCCGCGCCTGATCAGCGCCGCCGCCGCCGGCGCGCTGCTGGGCTGCGCAGGACTCGCGATCCAGGCGCGCTTTCACAATGACCTGGCCGAGCCGGGGCTGATCGGCATCTCCGCCGGTGGCGCCCTGGCCGCCGCGCTGGCACTTGCCGCCGCGCTGCCGACACAGCTGGTATCGCTGGCGGCGTTTGTCGGCTCGACACTGGCACTGCTGGCGATACAGCTGCTGGCACACGGCCGCTCCGCCGCCAAGCTGCTGCTGGCCGGCGTCGCAATGAACGCGCTCTGCGGCAGCCTGCTCACCCTGCTGATCAGCACCCTGCCCGACGGCGTGCTGCGCAGCGTCACCTTCTGGCTGATGGGCAGTTTTTCCGGCGCCAGCCCGGCGCAGGCGCTGCTGCTGGCGGTGGCCGCCGTGCTGATCGGCCTGCTGCTGTGGCGCCAGGCGGCATTCCTGCAGGCTCTGCAGCTGGGCGACCGGGCCGCGTTTTACAGCGGCTTCAACGTTGGCCGCGAGGGAGCCTGCACCGTGCTGCTGGCCACGCTGGCCTGCGGCCTGGTGGTGGCGCAATGCGGCATGGTGGGCTTCATCGGCCTGATGGCACCGCACATCCTGCGCCGGCTGATCGGCCTGCAGCTGCGCCCGCTGCTGCTGCTTACCCCGCTGGCCGGCGCACTGCTGGCAGTGGTGGCCGACCTGATCGCCAGCCAGGCGCTGTATCCGGCCGAGCTGCCCATCGGGGTGATCACCAGCCTGGCCGGTGCACCGTTCTTCCTCTACCTGCTGGCCAGACAGCGAGGCGAGCATGCTTGA
- a CDS encoding PilZ domain-containing protein, producing the protein MKPFDSHYQDRRVGRRMRMGCRTKFKSLHTGETHYGECVDLSVDGMAIRCSYVPQHGEKLEVVVIVPGVGSVPMRPLEATVEVRRCNEVERGKLYEIGVRILQRRA; encoded by the coding sequence GTGAAACCGTTTGACAGCCACTACCAGGATCGCCGTGTCGGCCGGCGCATGCGCATGGGCTGCCGCACCAAGTTCAAGTCGCTGCACACCGGCGAGACGCACTATGGCGAGTGCGTGGACTTGTCGGTGGATGGCATGGCGATACGCTGCTCCTACGTGCCGCAGCATGGCGAAAAACTGGAAGTGGTGGTGATCGTGCCCGGTGTCGGCAGTGTGCCGATGCGCCCGCTGGAGGCCACGGTAGAGGTGCGACGCTGCAACGAAGTGGAGCGCGGCAAGCTGTACGAGATCGGCGTGCGCATCCTGCAGCGCCGCGCTTAG
- a CDS encoding SpoVR family protein, whose translation MKPISTGSEWTFDLINEYDKAIRTIAIDEFQLDCYPNQLEIITAEQMMDAYSSVGMPVNYHHWSYGKHFVSTEKSYKRGQMGLAYEIVINSNPCIAYLMEENSMTMQALVIAHAAYGHNSFFKGNYLFRTWTDASAIIDYLVFAKQYISRCEERYGIEAVEDLLDSCHALMNYGVDRYKRPQRLSLAEEQARLHEREQYLQMQVNDLWRTIPRREREDSSKAPPRFPPEPQENLLYFIEKSAPLLEPWQREIVRIVRKVAQYFYPQRQTQVMNEGWATFWHYTILNRLYEKQLVTDGFMMEFLQSHTNVVYQPPVTARWYNGINPYALGFNMYQDIRRICEHPTEEDYEWFPDIAGQPWRPVLEFAMKNFKDESFISQYLSPKLIRDFRFFAIRDDDQDDKLEVAAIHDEAGYRRIRQMLSEQYNLGTREPNIQVWSVNVRGDRSLTLRHSRHNRKPLEDNSAQEVLKHVARLWGFDVRLESVDADGTVQQRFEVKPEVPAMA comes from the coding sequence ATGAAACCCATCTCTACCGGGTCCGAATGGACCTTCGACCTGATCAATGAGTACGACAAGGCGATCCGCACGATTGCCATCGACGAGTTCCAGCTGGACTGCTATCCCAACCAGCTGGAAATCATCACTGCCGAGCAGATGATGGATGCCTACTCCTCGGTAGGCATGCCGGTGAACTACCACCACTGGAGCTATGGCAAGCACTTCGTCTCCACCGAGAAGAGCTACAAGCGCGGCCAGATGGGCCTCGCCTACGAGATCGTGATCAACTCCAACCCCTGCATCGCCTACCTGATGGAGGAAAACTCCATGACCATGCAGGCGCTGGTGATTGCGCACGCCGCCTACGGTCACAACAGCTTCTTCAAGGGCAACTACCTGTTCCGCACCTGGACCGACGCCTCGGCCATCATCGACTACCTGGTATTTGCCAAGCAGTACATCAGCCGCTGCGAGGAGCGCTATGGTATCGAGGCGGTGGAAGACCTGCTGGATTCCTGCCATGCGCTGATGAACTACGGTGTGGATCGCTACAAGCGGCCGCAGCGCCTGTCGCTGGCCGAGGAACAGGCACGGCTGCACGAGCGCGAGCAGTACCTGCAGATGCAGGTGAACGACCTGTGGCGCACCATCCCACGCCGCGAGCGCGAGGACAGCAGCAAGGCACCGCCGCGCTTTCCGCCGGAGCCGCAGGAAAACCTGCTGTACTTCATCGAAAAATCGGCGCCGCTGCTGGAGCCGTGGCAGCGCGAGATCGTGCGCATCGTGCGCAAGGTGGCGCAATACTTCTACCCGCAGCGCCAGACCCAGGTGATGAACGAAGGCTGGGCCACCTTCTGGCACTACACCATCCTCAACCGCCTGTACGAGAAGCAGCTGGTGACCGACGGCTTCATGATGGAGTTCCTGCAGAGCCACACCAATGTGGTGTACCAGCCACCGGTGACCGCGCGCTGGTACAACGGCATCAACCCGTATGCGCTGGGTTTCAACATGTACCAGGACATCAGACGCATCTGCGAGCACCCCACCGAAGAGGACTACGAGTGGTTCCCGGACATCGCCGGCCAGCCGTGGCGCCCGGTGCTGGAGTTCGCCATGAAGAACTTCAAGGACGAGAGCTTCATCTCGCAGTACCTGTCGCCCAAGCTGATCCGCGACTTCCGCTTCTTCGCCATTCGCGATGACGACCAGGACGACAAGCTGGAAGTGGCTGCCATCCACGACGAAGCCGGCTACCGCCGCATCCGCCAGATGCTGTCCGAGCAGTACAACCTGGGTACCCGTGAACCCAACATCCAGGTGTGGTCGGTGAACGTGCGCGGCGATCGCAGCCTGACGCTGCGCCACAGCCGCCACAACCGCAAGCCGCTGGAGGACAACAGCGCGCAGGAAGTGCTCAAGCACGTGGCGCGGCTGTGGGGCTTCGATGTGCGGCTGGAAAGCGTGGATGCCGACGGCACGGTGCAGCAGCGCTTCGAAGTGAAGCCGGAGGTGCCGGCAATGGCGTAA
- a CDS encoding PrkA family serine protein kinase produces MTPDIFSHYASRYDRTREEEYTIQEFLELCKRDPMTYASPAERMLMAIGEPEMIDTRHDSRLSRIFSNKMIRVYPAFRDFFGMEEAIEQVVAYFRHAAQGLEEKKQILYLLGPVGGGKSSIAEKLKELMERVPFYCIKGSPVNESPLGLFNYDEDGALLEDQYGIPRRYLRAIPSPWAVKRLHEFNGDISQFRVVKRYPSVLKQIAVSKTEPGDENNQDISSLVGKVDIRKLESYAQDDPDAYSYSGGLCLANQGLLEFVEMFKAPIKVLHPLLTATQEGNFKGTEGFGAIPFDGIILAHSNESEWKQFRNNKNNEAFLDRIYIVKVPYCLRVTEEIKIYDKLLRNSSLSGSPCAPGTLKMMGQFAVLSRLKDPENSSLYSKMQVYDGENLKDTDPKAKSLQEYRDFAGVDEGMNGLSTRFAYKILSKVFNFDHTEVAANPVHLLYVLEQQVEREQFPAEQEQKYLTFIKEYLAPKYVEFIGKEIQTAYLESYSEYGQNIFDRYVTFADFWIQDQEYRDPDTGESFDRTALNAELEKIEKPAGISNPKDFRNEIVNFVLRARANNAGKNPLWTSYEKLRTVIEKKMFSNTEELLPVISFNAKASTDEAKKHEDFVNRMVTKGYTPKQVRLLCEWYLRVRKSS; encoded by the coding sequence ATGACCCCAGACATCTTCAGTCACTACGCTTCCCGTTACGACCGCACCCGCGAAGAGGAATACACCATTCAGGAGTTCCTCGAGTTGTGCAAGCGCGACCCGATGACCTACGCCTCGCCCGCCGAACGCATGCTGATGGCCATTGGCGAGCCGGAGATGATCGACACCCGCCATGATTCCCGCCTGTCGCGCATCTTCAGCAACAAGATGATCCGCGTCTACCCGGCCTTCCGCGACTTCTTCGGCATGGAAGAAGCCATTGAACAGGTGGTGGCCTACTTCCGCCACGCCGCGCAGGGCCTGGAAGAGAAGAAGCAGATCCTCTACCTGCTGGGCCCGGTGGGTGGCGGCAAGTCGTCGATTGCCGAAAAACTGAAGGAGTTGATGGAACGGGTGCCGTTCTATTGCATCAAGGGCAGCCCGGTAAACGAGTCGCCGCTGGGGCTGTTCAATTACGACGAGGACGGCGCGCTGCTGGAAGACCAGTACGGCATTCCGCGCCGCTACCTGCGCGCCATCCCCAGCCCGTGGGCGGTGAAGCGCCTGCACGAGTTCAATGGCGACATCAGCCAGTTCCGCGTGGTGAAGCGCTACCCGTCGGTGCTCAAGCAGATCGCGGTATCCAAGACCGAGCCGGGCGACGAGAACAACCAGGACATCAGCTCGCTGGTAGGCAAGGTGGACATCCGCAAACTGGAAAGCTACGCCCAGGACGACCCGGACGCCTACAGCTACTCCGGCGGCCTGTGCCTGGCCAACCAGGGCCTGCTGGAATTCGTGGAGATGTTCAAGGCGCCGATCAAGGTGCTGCACCCGCTGCTGACCGCCACCCAGGAAGGCAACTTCAAGGGCACGGAAGGCTTCGGCGCGATTCCCTTTGACGGCATCATCCTGGCGCACTCCAACGAGAGTGAATGGAAGCAGTTCCGCAACAACAAGAACAATGAAGCCTTCCTCGACCGTATCTACATCGTCAAGGTGCCGTACTGCCTGCGGGTGACGGAAGAGATCAAGATCTACGACAAGCTGCTGCGCAACTCCTCGCTGTCCGGCTCGCCATGCGCCCCAGGCACGCTGAAGATGATGGGGCAGTTCGCGGTGCTGTCGCGGCTGAAAGACCCGGAAAACTCCAGCCTGTACAGCAAGATGCAGGTGTACGACGGCGAGAACCTGAAGGACACCGACCCGAAAGCCAAGTCGCTGCAGGAATACCGCGACTTTGCCGGCGTGGATGAGGGCATGAACGGGCTTTCCACCCGCTTCGCCTACAAGATCCTGTCCAAGGTGTTCAACTTCGACCACACCGAAGTGGCCGCCAACCCGGTGCACCTGCTGTACGTACTGGAGCAGCAGGTGGAGCGCGAGCAGTTCCCGGCCGAGCAGGAACAGAAGTACCTGACCTTCATCAAGGAGTACCTGGCACCCAAGTATGTGGAGTTCATCGGCAAGGAGATTCAGACCGCCTACCTGGAAAGCTACAGCGAGTACGGGCAGAACATCTTCGATCGCTACGTGACCTTCGCCGACTTCTGGATTCAGGATCAGGAGTACCGCGACCCGGACACTGGCGAGAGCTTCGACCGCACGGCGCTGAATGCCGAGCTGGAGAAGATCGAGAAACCGGCCGGCATCTCGAACCCGAAGGACTTCCGCAACGAGATCGTCAACTTCGTACTGCGCGCGCGCGCCAACAACGCCGGCAAGAACCCGCTGTGGACCAGCTATGAAAAGCTGCGCACCGTGATCGAGAAGAAAATGTTCTCCAACACGGAAGAGCTGCTGCCGGTGATCAGCTTCAATGCCAAGGCCAGCACCGACGAAGCCAAGAAACACGAAGACTTCGTCAACCGCATGGTAACCAAGGGCTACACGCCCAAGCAGGTGCGGCTGCTGTGCGAATGGTACCTGCGGGTGCGCAAATCCTCGTAG
- a CDS encoding NUDIX domain-containing protein: protein MDLTEKTLSSEQVFQGGFIQVSRDQVSLPDGSTAFREFIRHPGAAAVLALTDDGQLVMERQYRYPAGREFLEIPAGKLDPAEHPHDTARRELLEETGYAAQQWHYLGKAWPCIGYADEVIHYYLATGLRLQARQLDEGEFLEVQLLPVADVQQMALSGEIADSKTIVGLHWLAAWQQGKLAGETV, encoded by the coding sequence CGGCTTCATCCAGGTGAGCCGCGACCAGGTGAGCCTGCCGGATGGCAGTACGGCATTTCGCGAGTTCATCCGCCACCCCGGCGCCGCCGCGGTGCTGGCGCTGACCGACGATGGCCAGCTGGTGATGGAGCGGCAGTACCGCTACCCGGCCGGGCGCGAGTTCCTGGAGATTCCGGCTGGCAAGCTGGACCCGGCGGAGCATCCGCACGACACCGCCCGGCGCGAGCTGCTGGAAGAAACCGGCTATGCTGCACAACAATGGCATTATCTTGGCAAGGCCTGGCCGTGCATCGGCTATGCCGACGAAGTGATCCACTACTACCTGGCCACCGGCCTGCGGCTGCAGGCGCGCCAGCTGGACGAGGGCGAGTTCCTGGAAGTGCAGCTGCTGCCGGTGGCGGATGTGCAGCAGATGGCGCTGAGCGGGGAGATCGCGGACAGCAAGACCATTGTCGGCCTGCACTGGTTGGCCGCATGGCAACAGGGGAAGCTCGCTGGTGAAACCGTTTGA
- a CDS encoding ATP-binding cassette domain-containing protein, with amino-acid sequence MLEARQLGLQRPVRLDDISVTLPAGGLSVILGPNGAGKSTLLHLLGGALRPTGGSITLDGQEVSRLPPARLATLRAMVEQQPLRPAGMAVATLLDIGHGLPDASARRQAMDATCIHDLLSRDCATLSGGEIARVHLARALHQLFASRERCRYLLLDEPTAALDIGAAQLQLASLRQLAREHGIGVVAVLHDVNLAAQHADHVLLLKAGRAMASGAASDVLQLPLLQELYDSPLRELRDAEGRRAFLAV; translated from the coding sequence ATGCTTGAAGCCCGCCAGCTCGGCCTGCAGCGCCCGGTGCGCCTCGACGACATCAGCGTCACCCTGCCGGCAGGCGGGCTCAGCGTGATCCTGGGGCCCAACGGCGCCGGCAAGAGCACCCTGCTGCACCTGCTGGGCGGCGCGCTGCGCCCGACCGGCGGCAGCATCACCCTGGACGGGCAGGAAGTCAGCCGGCTGCCCCCTGCCCGCCTGGCCACCCTGCGCGCGATGGTGGAACAGCAACCGCTGCGCCCGGCCGGCATGGCGGTAGCCACCCTGCTGGACATCGGCCACGGCCTGCCGGACGCCAGCGCACGCCGGCAGGCAATGGACGCCACCTGCATTCATGATCTGCTATCCCGCGACTGCGCCACGCTGTCCGGCGGCGAAATCGCCCGCGTGCACCTGGCGCGCGCGCTGCACCAGCTGTTCGCCAGCCGCGAGCGCTGCCGCTACCTGCTGCTGGACGAACCCACCGCCGCGCTGGACATCGGTGCCGCCCAGCTGCAGCTGGCCAGCCTGCGCCAGCTGGCGCGCGAGCACGGCATCGGCGTGGTGGCGGTACTGCACGACGTGAACCTGGCGGCGCAGCACGCCGACCACGTGCTACTGCTGAAAGCCGGCCGCGCCATGGCCAGCGGCGCTGCCAGCGATGTGCTGCAGCTGCCGCTGCTGCAGGAACTGTACGACTCGCCGCTACGCGAGCTGCGCGATGCCGAGGGGCGCCGCGCTTTTCTGGCCGTATAA